One segment of Bradyrhizobium sp. CB2312 DNA contains the following:
- a CDS encoding GNAT family N-acetyltransferase codes for MSLTIRAVTRHDYDQWLPLWDGYNAFYGRSGPTALAPEITKVTWQRFFDAYEPVHALVAESDGKLVGLTHYLFHRSTTAIEPSCYLQDLFTLEASRGKGVASALIYGVYERAKLAGSPRVYWQTHETNVTAQSLYDKVAERSGFIVYRKIF; via the coding sequence TCAATGGCTGCCGCTGTGGGACGGCTACAACGCCTTCTACGGCCGCTCCGGCCCGACCGCGCTGGCGCCCGAGATCACGAAGGTGACGTGGCAGCGCTTCTTCGATGCCTATGAGCCGGTGCATGCACTGGTCGCCGAGAGCGACGGCAAGCTGGTCGGGCTGACGCACTACCTGTTCCACCGCAGCACCACCGCGATCGAGCCGTCCTGCTATCTGCAGGACCTGTTCACGCTGGAAGCTTCGCGCGGCAAGGGCGTCGCCTCGGCGCTGATCTACGGCGTCTACGAGCGCGCCAAACTCGCGGGGTCCCCGCGGGTCTACTGGCAGACGCACGAGACCAACGTCACCGCGCAGAGCCTCTACGACAAGGTCGCGGAGCGCTCCGGCTTCATCGTCTATCGCAAGATCTTCTGA